The genomic interval AGCCAGGCTTCCACGGCGGCGCGGCCCGCGGCCACGGTGTCGATGACGGCGCGCGGCCCCTTCGTGCGTAGCAACGCTGCCGCGGCATCCACGTCGGGCACCATTGCCTCGTGGGCCGCCGCGGTTCCCGTCGCCGGGCTAGAACCGCCGGTCTTACTCACCGAAAATCCTCCTGTCGTTGAACCAGTCGTTGCAACAACCTGTCTCTCTGTACGTCATCGCGAGCTATCGCGATAGCGGTACGCGCGAGTGCGACCGCACCGTCGACCACCGCGCGATCCGCCGAGGCATTGACACTCGCCGCGGCGAAACCGGGCTGATGCGTCACCGCCCCATCGGCATCGATGCCGATAACCGGGTGGATGCCCGGAATGACGTTGGTGACATTGCCCATATCCGTGCTGCCGAGCGGTCGCTGCGCCTCGAATTCCGGTGCGATCGGTACCCGGCCCAGGTCGGCGATCTGCTCGCGATAGGCACACAGTAGTGCCGGGTCGGGCGTCAGCTCGGTATATGTCGGTGCCAGCGTCCGGATTTCGTGGGTGCAGCCGGTCGCGAGGGCGCCCGCCTCGAAGCAATCCGACGCGCGTCGCATCAATTCTTCGAGGGATGCGGAGTCGACTGCGCGTAGGTAATACAGCAGTTCCGCACGTCCGGGCACGATGTTCGGGGCTACGCCACCGTCGCCGACTATACCGTGAAGTTGCTGACCCGGCCGGATGTGCTGCCGTAGCAAACCGATCGCTACCTGCGCGACGGTAACGGCGTCACCGGCGTTGCGGCCCAATTCGGGGGCGGCGCTGGCGTGCGCCTCCACGCCGTGGAACACCACCTCGATATCGGCCAGGGCCAGCGAGTGCGCGCCCGCGATATCCCGGGGACCGGGGTGCACCATCATCGCCATCGCGACGTCGTCGAAGACGCCGCGGTCCAGCATCAGCACCTTGCCGCCGCCGCTCTCCTCGGCGGGCGTGCCCAAGACCACAACGGTCAGCCCGAGCTCGTCCGCCAGTTCCGCGAGACCGAGCGCGGCGCCGACCGAGGCCGCGGCGATGATGTTGTGGCCGCAGGCGTGTCCCAGTCCCGGGAGGGCGTCGTATTCGGCGCAGAGCGCGACCGTCAGCTCGCCGCTGCCGTAACTGGCGCGGAACGCGGTGGGCAGCTCGGCGACGCCGGTTCGCACCTCGAATCCGCGTTCGGCCAATGGCTCGATGGTCTTGGCGACGCTGCGGTGTTCTTCGAACGCCAGTTCCGGCTCGGCGTGGATGCTGTGCGAAAGCTCGATCAACCGGCTCGCGGCCGTCTCGATCGCCGCATCGGCTCGCGTGCCGCCCGCCGAACGCCCGGCGTGCGGCTCGCCGGGCGACTCAGGATGACCGCTGCGCGGTGGTGGCATGGAACACAGTGTCGCACTGGTGTGCAAATCGGGCGCTGGCGCGGGCCGGGCCCTGGGTCGGACCGAGAGTTATCCGGCGGCGAACGCCAGGTTCTCGGGGGTGGTCCGGACGGCGAGGCCGTCGAGAGCCTTGGCGTGCAACGCGCGCTTGATCACCGGCAGGTTCGGCTTGCGGTTGCCGGCCAGTGCCGCGGCCCGCGCGACAGCCGTGCTCAGCAATGCCTCCGCATCGGCCTTGTCGTCGACGATGCCCGCGGCGATGGCCTGATCGGCGGGGAAGCGGTGACCGGTGGTCATGGCCAGCACGCAGACCTGATTGGTCAGGCGCTCGGTCAGCAGCGAGTTCATGCCGATGGTGAAGGGCATGCCCAGATTCACCTCGGGCAGGCACCAGAAGCCGCGATCGGCGCGCATCACCCGGAAGTCGCAGGAGGTGGCGAGCATCGCGCCCGCCCCGAAGGCGTGGCCGTTGAGCGCGGCGACGGTCGCCATCGGGAAGGTCAGCAGCCGGGTATAGATCGAGTGCACGCGGTCCAGGTACCAGTGCATCCGGTCCAGATTGCCGAACAGCCAATCGGTATCGAGGCCATTGCTGAAGAACTTGCCCGTCGCAGTGGTGACCAGCGCGGCCGGGCCCTCCGACGCCTCGACCGCGTCGAGCAGAGCGTGCACCTGATCGATCCAGTCCGGGTGGAAGCGGTTCTCGTTGTCTGTCTGGCCCTCGGTGCCGAGGTACAGGACGAACACATCACCTTCACGTTCCAGGTACGGCATGCGTGCAGCGTATCCCGGCGCGCGCCGCTCCCCTACTCGCGGGTAGCAAGTTCGCGGGCGGTGCCGGCGGACCAGAACGGACGCGGGCGAGCCGGCCGGACTATCGTGAGTTTCATGCTTGCCCAAGAGGCCGCTCAGGCGATCGCCGAACGTACTGGAGTCGAACGTCACCGGGTCGCGGTGGTGCTCGGATCGGGCTGGCAGGAGGCGGCCGCGGAAATCGGCGCACCCGCCGCGTCGGTGCCGATGCCGGAGCTGCCCGGATTCGGAACGCCCAGCGCGCAAGGCCATGTCGGGATGGTGCACTCGGTGCCCATGCACGACAAATCGGTGCTGCTGCTGATGGGCCGCCAGCATTTGTACGAGGGCTATCAGCCGGCCGAAGTGGTGCACCCGGTGGCGGCCGCGATCGCGGCGGGCGCGGAGATCGTGCTGCTCACCAACGCCGCGGGAGGCATTCGCGCGGGCCTCGAGGTCGGTGAGCCGGTGCTGATCAGCGATCACCTGAACCTCACCGGGCGTACGCCGTTGACCGGGGCCACCTTCGTCGATCTGGTCGACGCGTGGGATCCCCGATTGCGGGCGCTGGCACGCGAAGTCGATCCGAGCCTGACCGAGGGCGTGTACGCGGGCCTGACCGGACCGCAGTACGAAACCCCGGCCGAGATCCGGATGCTGCGCACCATGGGCGCCGATCTGGTCGGTATGTCCACGGTTTTGGAGGCCATCGCCTGCCGGGCGCTCGGCGCACGGGTGCTCGGCATCTCGCTGGTCACCAATCTGGCCGCCGGGATTTCCGGCGCGCACCTGTCGCACGCCGAGGTGCTGGCCGAGGGTCAGGCCGCCGCACCGCGACTGGGCAAACTGATGCGCGGCGTGCTGGAGCGGCTGTAGATGCTGCGTTTCGGCACGGCCGGTCTGCGCGGGCCGCTACGCGACGGCCCGGACGGCATGAACGTGGACACGGTGTCACGGGCCACCGCGGGCCTGTGTGTCTGGTTGCGCGGGCGCTGTCTGGGCGGCGGCACGGTGGTGGTCGGGCGCGACGCCCGGCACGGCTCCGCCGAATTCGCCACCGCGACCGCGGAAATCTTTGCCGCGGCCGGGTTTCCGGTGCTGCTGCTGCCCGAGCCGGTGCCGACGCCGGTGGTCGCGTACGCGGTGCGTGAACTGGGTGCGGTGTGCGGTGTGCAGATCACCGCCTCGCACAACCCGCCCGCCGACAACGGGTACAAGGTGTACCTGGACGGCGGTTCGCAGTTGATCGCACCGGCCGACGCCGAGATCGAACGCTGCATCGAAGCGGTCAGCGGGCCGATCGACCGGCTGCCCGTGGTACCCGCCGACGACGATCTGGTGCGGCGCTACCTCGACCGGGTCGGGCGGCTACGCGAGTTGATCGGCGGGACCGGGACCCGCGCCGGCATCCGGATCGCCCTCACCGCGCTGCACGGCGTCGGTGGCGCGATCGCGGTGCGAGCCCTCGCCGCCGCGGGTTTCACCGATGTGCACGTGGTGGCCGAGCAGTTCGAGCCGGACCCGGATTTCCCCACCGTCGCCTTCCCGAATCCGGAGGAGCCAGGCGCCACCGACCTGCTGCTCGAGCTTGCCGAGCAGGTCGACGCGGACGTGGCGATCGCGCTCGACCCGGATGCGGACCGGTGCGCCGTCGGCGTCCGGGGCTCCGCCGGTTGGCGGATGCTGCGCGGAGACGAAACCGGTGTGCTGCTTGCCGATTGCGTCTTGCGCACCGCGGCGCCGGACGCACTTGTCGCCACCACCCTCGTCTCGTCGCGGCTGCTGTCCAAGCTGGCGCCCGCCCGCGGCGCGCGCTACGCGGAAACGCTCACCGGCTTCAAATGGCTGGCCCGCGCCGGGAACGGCCTGGTCTACGCCTACGAGGAAGCGATCGGGCACTGCGTCGACCCGGCCGCGGTGCGCGACAAGGACGGCATCTCCGCCGCCGTGGTCGCCGCCGACCTGGTCGCACGCCTGAAGGCGCGGGGGCGCACGCCGCAGGACGAACTCGACGATTACGCCCTGGAATTCGGCCTGCACGCGGGCGCGCAGGTCGCACTGCGCCTGGCCGACGCGACCGCTGCCGCGGCGGTGGTGAATCGACTGCGCACCGCACCGCCCGGCGAGATCGCGGGTGCGCCGGTGAAATACACCGATCTGCTCCAGGCCCGGGGCCGGATGCGCACCGACGCCCTGGTTTTCGAGGGCGCCGATTTCCGGATCGTGGTCCGGCCGTCCGGCACCGAACCGAAACTCAAGTGCTACCTGGAGGTGGTGCAGCCGGTTCCGGACCGCGCCGCCCTCGCCGCGGCGAAGACGGCCGCCGCGCAACGGCTGGCACAGCTCCAGAGGTTCACCCAGAATCTGTCGGTTTGAGCTCAGCGGGGGCCGAATTGACGGTCGCCCGCGTCGCCGAGACCCGGGACGATGTAGGCGTTCTCGTTCAGACCCTGGTCGACCACGGCGGTCACCAGACGCACCGGCAAACCCGAATCCGCCAGTGTGGCAATGCCTTCCGGTGCGGCGACGACACAAACCGCGGTGATGTCGGTGGCGCCGCGCGCGGCGAGCAATTCCAGGGTGTGCCGCATCGAACCGCCCGTGGCCAGCATCGGGTCGAGCACGTACACCGGCAGCCCGGACAGATCCTCGGGCAGCGACTGCATATACGGAACCGGCTGGTGGGTGTCCTCGTCGCGGGCGATGCCGACGAACCCGACCCGGGCATCGGGAATCATCTCCACCGCCACGTCGATCATGCCCAGCCCGGCCCGCAGCACCGGCACCAGCAACGGCGGTCGCGCGAGCCGCACACCCTCGGTGAACGCCACCGGAGTGGAGATCTCGAATCGGGTGACCGGGGCCTCCCGCAGCGCCTCGTAGACCAAGATCCGGGTCAGATCGCGCAGGGCGGCGCGGAAGGCCGCGTTGGGTGTCCGCGCGTCGCGCAAAGTGGTCAGTAAGGCGGCGGCGAGTGGGTGCTCCAC from Nocardia goodfellowii carries:
- a CDS encoding phospho-sugar mutase; its protein translation is MLRFGTAGLRGPLRDGPDGMNVDTVSRATAGLCVWLRGRCLGGGTVVVGRDARHGSAEFATATAEIFAAAGFPVLLLPEPVPTPVVAYAVRELGAVCGVQITASHNPPADNGYKVYLDGGSQLIAPADAEIERCIEAVSGPIDRLPVVPADDDLVRRYLDRVGRLRELIGGTGTRAGIRIALTALHGVGGAIAVRALAAAGFTDVHVVAEQFEPDPDFPTVAFPNPEEPGATDLLLELAEQVDADVAIALDPDADRCAVGVRGSAGWRMLRGDETGVLLADCVLRTAAPDALVATTLVSSRLLSKLAPARGARYAETLTGFKWLARAGNGLVYAYEEAIGHCVDPAAVRDKDGISAAVVAADLVARLKARGRTPQDELDDYALEFGLHAGAQVALRLADATAAAAVVNRLRTAPPGEIAGAPVKYTDLLQARGRMRTDALVFEGADFRIVVRPSGTEPKLKCYLEVVQPVPDRAALAAAKTAAAQRLAQLQRFTQNLSV
- a CDS encoding M20 family metallopeptidase; amino-acid sequence: MPPPRSGHPESPGEPHAGRSAGGTRADAAIETAASRLIELSHSIHAEPELAFEEHRSVAKTIEPLAERGFEVRTGVAELPTAFRASYGSGELTVALCAEYDALPGLGHACGHNIIAAASVGAALGLAELADELGLTVVVLGTPAEESGGGKVLMLDRGVFDDVAMAMMVHPGPRDIAGAHSLALADIEVVFHGVEAHASAAPELGRNAGDAVTVAQVAIGLLRQHIRPGQQLHGIVGDGGVAPNIVPGRAELLYYLRAVDSASLEELMRRASDCFEAGALATGCTHEIRTLAPTYTELTPDPALLCAYREQIADLGRVPIAPEFEAQRPLGSTDMGNVTNVIPGIHPVIGIDADGAVTHQPGFAAASVNASADRAVVDGAVALARTAIAIARDDVQRDRLLQRLVQRQEDFR
- a CDS encoding enoyl-CoA hydratase-related protein, which gives rise to MPYLEREGDVFVLYLGTEGQTDNENRFHPDWIDQVHALLDAVEASEGPAALVTTATGKFFSNGLDTDWLFGNLDRMHWYLDRVHSIYTRLLTFPMATVAALNGHAFGAGAMLATSCDFRVMRADRGFWCLPEVNLGMPFTIGMNSLLTERLTNQVCVLAMTTGHRFPADQAIAAGIVDDKADAEALLSTAVARAAALAGNRKPNLPVIKRALHAKALDGLAVRTTPENLAFAAG
- the upp gene encoding uracil phosphoribosyltransferase, with amino-acid sequence MRTHTVEHPLAAALLTTLRDARTPNAAFRAALRDLTRILVYEALREAPVTRFEISTPVAFTEGVRLARPPLLVPVLRAGLGMIDVAVEMIPDARVGFVGIARDEDTHQPVPYMQSLPEDLSGLPVYVLDPMLATGGSMRHTLELLAARGATDITAVCVVAAPEGIATLADSGLPVRLVTAVVDQGLNENAYIVPGLGDAGDRQFGPR
- a CDS encoding purine-nucleoside phosphorylase; translation: MLAQEAAQAIAERTGVERHRVAVVLGSGWQEAAAEIGAPAASVPMPELPGFGTPSAQGHVGMVHSVPMHDKSVLLLMGRQHLYEGYQPAEVVHPVAAAIAAGAEIVLLTNAAGGIRAGLEVGEPVLISDHLNLTGRTPLTGATFVDLVDAWDPRLRALAREVDPSLTEGVYAGLTGPQYETPAEIRMLRTMGADLVGMSTVLEAIACRALGARVLGISLVTNLAAGISGAHLSHAEVLAEGQAAAPRLGKLMRGVLERL